A portion of the Acidiphilium multivorum AIU301 genome contains these proteins:
- a CDS encoding type IV secretion system protein, protein MLKPARLLGIAFAIATLGFASPALAQVPVIDSASLAQLISQLNEAKQQYSELVSQYDELKSTYNALSQDVNPNQWAQQLDQSAMQDTVPNTSILPDMLDGISPPSSLSGNVGSLAQQYYNMNKVYIPTGSDFGSTQMQQGANETANFEAIATQNLQSLEAREQELPQIQSQLNSAKTIQQVASIQARLSAEQNYVQAQQAQAQNLQLLAFEENRAGQEAAAQENAQGGEQTLSTLCSDAQTLGGEPSACQGQ, encoded by the coding sequence ATGCTCAAGCCCGCACGCCTGCTCGGAATTGCTTTCGCTATCGCCACACTCGGCTTTGCCTCACCCGCCTTGGCGCAAGTGCCGGTGATCGATAGCGCTTCCCTCGCCCAGCTCATCAGCCAGCTCAACGAGGCAAAACAGCAATATTCCGAGCTGGTCAGCCAATATGATGAGCTAAAATCGACCTACAACGCGCTCTCGCAGGACGTGAACCCGAACCAATGGGCGCAACAGCTCGATCAATCGGCCATGCAGGACACGGTGCCCAACACCAGCATCTTGCCGGACATGCTCGACGGTATCAGCCCGCCCTCCTCGCTGAGCGGCAATGTCGGTTCTCTCGCGCAACAATATTACAACATGAACAAGGTCTATATCCCGACCGGCTCGGATTTCGGCTCGACGCAAATGCAGCAAGGCGCCAACGAGACCGCGAATTTCGAGGCGATAGCCACGCAGAACCTGCAATCTCTGGAAGCTCGCGAGCAAGAGCTGCCGCAGATTCAGAGCCAGCTTAACAGCGCCAAGACGATCCAGCAGGTCGCCTCAATTCAGGCCCGCCTCTCCGCCGAACAGAACTATGTGCAGGCCCAGCAAGCCCAGGCGCAAAACCTGCAACTATTGGCGTTCGAGGAGAACCGCGCCGGTCAGGAGGCCGCCGCCCAAGAAAACGCACAAGGCGGAGAACAAACGCTCTCGACGCTGTGCAGCGACGCTCAAACTCTCGGCGGGGAGCCATCGGCATGTCAGGGACAATGA
- a CDS encoding type IV secretion system protein has protein sequence MSVPNTTINIFEFMYSQYSTGFLQSLNSDVGSALSAALPPLSAALVIWVIILGYLMMTGSLDIRYGISKVSTMAIVVGIIASTSLYDSYVQTLFMKSLPSFIASTFSSGNTSNIPQSLDQTFNNFWVAGQIIYKKANCATCVLEPYVLGIEIELVLVVFFIALALVFAVYLIATTLTGLLVAIGPFLLIGYLFEATKGIPERWLGKLIGLAILLLLITALLSLFTGGMTDFLNTKVSTTFVADPVQTEIIILGEIAAYTAITAFITIMLPGIAAYIGGGVDFNISGIVNPANWFK, from the coding sequence ATGAGCGTCCCCAACACGACCATCAACATCTTTGAGTTTATGTATAGCCAATACAGCACGGGATTCTTGCAATCGCTGAATAGCGATGTCGGCTCCGCGTTGTCGGCGGCTTTACCGCCTCTCTCCGCTGCCCTGGTCATCTGGGTCATCATCCTCGGCTACCTCATGATGACCGGCAGCCTGGACATACGTTACGGCATCTCAAAGGTTTCAACGATGGCGATCGTGGTGGGCATTATCGCTTCTACGTCGCTTTATGATTCCTACGTCCAGACTCTTTTTATGAAGTCTCTGCCTAGCTTCATCGCCAGCACTTTTTCGTCTGGGAATACGAGCAACATCCCGCAAAGCCTTGATCAGACCTTCAATAATTTTTGGGTTGCCGGACAAATCATCTACAAAAAGGCAAACTGCGCGACCTGCGTGCTCGAACCATATGTCCTTGGCATCGAAATCGAGCTGGTTCTTGTCGTCTTTTTCATCGCTCTTGCCCTTGTGTTCGCGGTGTATCTCATCGCGACAACACTGACGGGTCTCCTCGTCGCCATCGGGCCATTCCTGCTGATCGGATACCTCTTTGAAGCGACGAAGGGTATTCCCGAACGCTGGCTCGGCAAGCTGATCGGCCTCGCGATCCTGTTGCTCCTGATCACGGCGCTTCTATCGCTGTTCACCGGCGGCATGACTGATTTTCTGAACACCAAGGTCTCGACAACTTTCGTCGCTGACCCTGTGCAGACTGAAATCATCATCCTCGGCGAAATCGCCGCCTATACCGCCATCACGGCCTTCATCACGATCATGCTCCCTGGCATTGCCGCCTACATTGGCGGCGGTGTGGACTTCAATATTTCCGGGATCGTGAACCCGGCCAACTGGTTCAAATAA